A genomic stretch from Hemicordylus capensis ecotype Gifberg chromosome 1, rHemCap1.1.pri, whole genome shotgun sequence includes:
- the ASIC4 gene encoding acid-sensing ion channel 4 isoform X1: MPLSCCPDGPPSVPNLDGSLARITARFLRVTHLHGLHYMGSRQQSWTQRLFWSGAFLASLGLLCTWSANRMQYLHSKPVHTRAHMRWAPWMHFPAVTFCNHNPTRFLQLTRPDLYSVGYWLGLTYKNHSLLPTVLEELPEEQRPWLSHLANYSRFLPPRLSPHTMESFFHRLGHQIEDMLLECHFRGKPCGPQDFTPVYTRYGKCYTFNGDRNKPWVTRQSGMGNGLEIMLDIQQEEYLPIWRETNETSFEAGIRVQIHSQDEPPYIHQLGFGVSPGFQTFVSCQEQRLTYLPQPWGSCRASVKGEQILPGYESYSIAACRLQCEKEAVVRNCQCRMVHMPGNETICSPNVYIECADHTLDTAVEDSQERCSCPTPCNLTRYGKEISMVRIPNKGSARYLARKYKRNETYIRDNFLVLDIFFEALNYEAIEQKKAYNLAGLLGDIGGQMGLFIGASVLTVLEILDYIYEVIRDKVAHGLRRPKPPLKKPSGSIATLGLEEIKDQSPCETLGRHSEGTYPTGLLPNHHHRHHYSPQGVFEDFAC, translated from the exons ATGCCCCTGTCCTGCTGCCCAGATGGGCCCCCTTCTGTACCCAACTTGGATGGCTCCCTGGCTCGAATCACTGCCCGCTTCCTGCGTGTGACCCATCTGCATGGGCTGCACTACATGGGCTCACGGCAGCAGTCCTGGACCCAGCGGCTGTTCtggagtggggccttcttggcctcactggggctgctgtgcacgtGGTCAGCCAACCGAATGCAATACCTGCACTCCAAGCCAGTGCACACTCGGGCACACATGCGCTGGGCCCCATGGATGCACTTCCCTGCAGTGACCTTCTGCAACCACAACCCGACACGCTTCCTGCAGCTCACGAGGCCTGATCTATATTCAGTGGGGTACTGGCTGGGATTGACCTATAAGAACCACTCACTGCTGCCCACTGTCTTGGAGGAGCTGCCTGAAGAGCAACGCCCTTGGCTTAGCCACCTGGCCAACTACTCGCGATTCCTGCCACCACGCCTCTCGCCACACACAATGGAGAGCTTCTTCCATCGCTTGGGTCATCAGATTGAGGACATGCTCCTGGAGTGTCACTTCCGGGGCAAGCCTTGTGGGCCCCAAGACTTCACCCCT GTCTACACACGCTATGGGAAATGCTACACATTCAATGGTGACCGGAACAAACCATGGGTGACTCGCCAGAGTGGGATGGGCAACGGGTTGGAGATCATGTTGGACATCCAGCAGGAGGAGTACCTGCCCATTTGGAGAGAAACCA ATGAGACATCATTTGAAGCTGGAATTCGGGTACAGATCCACAGCCAGGATGAGCCACCCTACATCCACCAGTTGGGATTTGGAGTCTCCCCTGGTTTCCAGACCTTTGTGTCCTGCCAGGAGCAGCGG CTGACCTACCTGCCCCAGCCCTGGGGGAGCTGCCGGGCCAGTGTGAAGGGGGAACAGATTCTGCCTGGCTATGAAAGCTACAGCATTGCTGCTTGCCGGCTGCAGTGCGAGAAGGAGGCCGTGGTGCGGAACTGCCAATGCCGCATGGTGCATATGCCAG GAAATGAGACCATCTGCTCACCTAATGTCTACATTGAATGTGCTGACCACACACTTG ATACAGCGGTCGAAGATTCCCAGGAACGCTGTTCCTGCCCCACACCCTGCAACCTGACGCGTTATGGCAAGGAGATCTCTATGGTGCGCATCCCCAACAAAGGCTCAGCCCGGTACCTTGCTCGCAAGTACAAACGCAACGAGACCTACATCCG AGATAACTTCCTGGTGCTGGACATCTTCTTTGAGGCACTGAACTATGAGGCGATTGAGCAGAAGAAGGCATACAACCTGGCAGGGCTCCTGG GGGACATTGGAGGCCAGATGGGCCTGTTCATCGGGGCCAGTGTCCTGACTGTCTTGGAAATCCTGGATTACATCTATGAG gTGATCCGTGACAAAGTGGCCCACGGCTTACGGCGCCCCAAGCCTCCTCTGAAGAAGCCTTCAGGCAGCATTGCCACCTTGGGACTGGAGGAGATCAAGGACCAG